From Cardiocondyla obscurior isolate alpha-2009 linkage group LG09, Cobs3.1, whole genome shotgun sequence, one genomic window encodes:
- the Aimp3 gene encoding eukaryotic translation elongation factor 1 epsilon-1, producing MGLCNIECVERIAQYLGVSPGKLEVSDKNVIFIPEYENNLPSIQGFSTIVQTLVKNSKCTDILGNEKESRALTQQWLEYVVVCINYANVPANAKRILNELNTALKNTSYITGMKKTVADIVLYYVLHSIMKELNYQQKAQYVHVSRWFDNIQQEEKLRRELDLISFNLLHLFL from the exons ATGGGTCTATGCAATATCGAATGTGTAGAAAGAATAGCGCAGTACCTCGGCGTTTCTCCAGGAAAGCTTGAAGTTTCCGATAAAAAT GTAATATTTATTCCAGAATACGAAAATAATCTTCCATCCATTCAAGGCTTTAGTACGATTGTGCAAACCCTcgtgaaaaattcaaaatGCACTGATATACTTGGCAATGAGAAAGAATCACGAGCATTGACGCAACAATGGTTAGAATATGTTGTAGTTTGTATCAATTACGCCAATGTTCCTGCCAATgctaaaagaatattaaat gaaCTAAATAcagcattaaaaaatacatcaTATATAACTGGTATGAAGAAAACTGTTGCAGATATTGTGCTGTATTATGTTCTACACTCCATAATG AAAGAATTGAactatcagcagaaggcacaGTATGTTCATGTGTCGCGATGGTTTGACAATATCcagcaagaagaaaaattaagacgAGAACTGGATTTAATATCTTTCAACTTGTTACATTTGTTTCTgtaa
- the Top3beta gene encoding DNA topoisomerase 3-beta-1, with the protein MKTALMVAEKPSLAASLANILSNGRCSTRKGMNGSCSVHEWVGQFRSETVNFKMTSVCGHVMTLDFTGKYNNWDKVDPAELFSCSTEKKEAVPKLKILYFLAKEGAHCDYLILWLDCDKEGENICFEVINAVQQGMHRKLHINDIWRARFSAITEKDIKSALANLIKPNENEAKSVDARQELDLRIGCAFTRYQTKFFQGKYGDLDVSLISYGPCQTPTLGFCVQRHDEIQTFKPDPYWVLQVAIKSSDGQDIMLSWNRVRSFDKEVASMFLSHVKEHEQATVVNVTSTEKSKSRPIALNTVELMRVASSGLGMGPQHAMQIAERLYTQGYISYPRTETTSYPENFDLLSTLKQQQNSPEWGEEVRKIIAGQINRPKKGHDAGDHPPITPMKHATRNELDGDSWRLYDYITRHFIASLARDCKYLSTTVKFEIGMEIFTTTGHTLLSPGYTSILTWQALGSNDTLPKFIIDEKVNIQEAKLVECYTQPPDYLTEAELITLMEKHGIGTDASIPVHINNICIRNYVNVAAGRKLVPTSLGIVLVHGYQKIDPELVLPTMRSAVEEQLNLIALGRADFHAVLQHTVEIFKQKFHYFVQSIEAMDQLFEVSFSPLSASGKAHSRCGKCRRYMKYIQTKPSRMHCAHCNETYNLPQNGNIRIYKELKCPLDDFELLSWSTGTRGKSYTFCPYCYNNPPFRDMKKGMSGCNSCTHPTCPHGMNSNGLSSCLECDLGILVLDPSAAPKWKLGCNRCDVIIHLFENAHKVTVDTDTCDCGAQLVTVEYKQDKSKLPNEVTEMSGCVFCTPAFAALVEKHRAVASKPVVTRGRGHPKSRNRGKPKPPKDKMAQLAAYFV; encoded by the exons ATGAAAACCGCTTTGATGGTAGCAGAAAAACCTTCTTTGGCAGCATCCTTAGCCAATATATTGAGCAATGGACGATGTAGCACCAGAAAAG GAATGAATGGCTCTTGCTCCGTACACGAGTGGGTGGGTCAATTTCGATCCGAGACCGTGAATTTTAAAATGACTTCGGTATGTGGGCATGTTATGACGTTGGATTTCAccggaaaatataataactgGGACAAAGTAGACCCG gcaGAATTATTCTCTTGTTCCACtgagaaaaaagaagcagttcccaaattaaaaatactgtaCTTTTTGGCTAAAGAAGGAGCACATtgtgattatttaatattatggtTGGATTGCGATAAGGAAGGTGAAAATATCTGCTTTGAAGTTATAAATGCAGTGCAGCAAGGGATGCATAGAAAGCTACATATAAAT GATATATGGCGAGCTCGATTTTCTGCTATTActgaaaaagatataaaatctGCATTGGCTAATCTAATAAAGCCTAATGAAAACGAAGCTAAAAGTGTTGACGCGCGTCAAGAGTTAGATTTACGAATAGGCTGTGCATTTACAAGATaccaaacaaaattttttcaa gGTAAATATGGAGATTTGGATGTATCTCTAATTTCTTACGGTCCATGTCAAACACCAACGTTAGGATTCTGTGTACAAAGACACGACGAAATTCAAACTTTTAAGCCAGATCCATATTGGGTGTTACAA gTAGCTATCAAGTCTTCCGACGGTCAAGATATTATGTTAAGTTGGAATCGCGTACGTTCATTTGACAAGGAAGTTGCAAGCATGTTTTTAAGTCATGTTAAAGAACATGAGCAAGCAAC cgTAGTTAATGTAACAAGCACGGAAAAATCCAAATCACGACCTATAGCGTTAAATACAGTGGAATTAATGCGCGTTGCAAGTTCTGGATTAGGAATGGGTCCACAACACGCTATGCAAATTGCAGAGAGACTCTATACTCAAGGTTATATAAGTTATCCTCGAACGGAAACTACATCGTATCCAGAAAATTTCGATCTACT ttCAACACTGAAACAACAGCAAAATAGTCCGGAATGGGGCGAAGAAGTTCGTAAGATAATAGCAGGCCAAATTAATCGACCAAAGAAGGGTCACGACGCAGGTGACCATCCGCCTATAACACCTATGAAACATGCAACTAGAAATGAGCTCGATGGTGATTCATGGAGATTATATGATTATATAACACGACATTTTATTGCTTCG TTGGCACGAGATTGTAAATACTTAAGTACGACTGTAAAATTTGAGATTGGCATGGAAATATTTACTACTACTGGTCACACACTGTTAAGTCCTGGTTATACGAGTATTCTTACTTGGCAAGCGCTTGGCAGTAATGACACTTTaccaaaatttataattgatgaGAAAGTAAATATACAAGag gcaAAATTAGTTGAATGTTATACACAGCCGCCGGATTATTTAACGGAGGCAGAATTAATCACTCTTATGGAAAAACATGGCATCGGGACAGACGCTTCAATTCCTgttcatataaataatatctgcaTTAGAAATTATGTTAATGTAGCGGCAGGTCGAAAATTAGTACCCACTTCTCTCGGTATCGTTTTAGTTCATGGATATCAAAAg ATAGATCCTGAATTAGTTTTGCCTACAATGAGGTCTGCAGTAGAAGaacagttaaatttaatagcaTTAGGTCGAGCTGATTTTCATGCCGTGCTACAACATACCGTagaaattttcaaacaaaaaTTCCATTATTTCGTACAAAGTATAGAAGCTATGGATCAGTTGTTCGAAGTCTCGTTTTCGCCGCTGTCAGCATCCGGCAAAGCACATTCTAG aTGTGGTAAATGTCGTcgatatatgaaatatattcaGACCAAGCCGTCGCGAATGCATTGTGCACATTGTAATGAAACTTACAATTTACCACAGAACGGAAACATACGAATATATAAAGAGCTAAAGTGTCCATTGGATGACTTTGAATTACTTTCATGGTCAACTGGAACACGAGGGAAAAGTTACACATTTTGCCCGTATTGTTATAATAATCCTCCATTCAG ggACATGAAAAAAGGAATGAGCGGTTGCAATTCATGCACGCATCCGACATGTCCACATGGTATGAACTCAAATGGTTTATCCAGCTGTTTGGAATGTGATTTAGGTATACTTGTACTCGATCCTTCAGCTGCACCTAAATGGAAATTGGGATGTAATCGTTGTGAcgttattattcatttatttgaaaatgcgCATAAGGTAACAGTTGATACAGATACGTGTGATTGCGGTGCACAATTAGTAACCGTCGAGTACAAACAA GATAAAAGTAAACTTCCCAACGAAGTGACGGAAATGTCTGGCTGTGTATTTTGTACTCCAGCTTTTGCTGCGTTGGTGGAAAAGCATCGTGCAGTAGCTTCTAAACCAGTCGTTACTCGTGGTCGGGGTCACCCAAAAAGCCGTAATCGAGGCAAACCGAAACCACCAAAAGATAAAATGGCACAATTAGCAGCATATTTTGTGTAA
- the Kar gene encoding monocarboxylate transporter 10 isoform X1 has product MAIGEEAGDGDVVGGFGLEGNGLIRSIDQPAVGDPIGTPSNDVRRRQTDLDNSDSGEGNPLLAESGAVTIDAPIGKLRRTQKVENAVAAQTDGSAMCQKMDPDNEDHPSEPANVTDGPPDGGLRAWMIMIGSFTINGVLFSIINTYSLIYPELQKRLTEAGETEVSSKAALVGSLTIGTTFFLSPVAGMLTDKFGIQTTTFVGGAIASVGLLLSSLLTDKVELLFLTYGIMYGLGASLAYTPSLAILGHYFKKYLGLVNGIVTAGSSIFTTLLPSLMEFLLRRLGLEGTLRSLAVLTATIMACAILFKPIPLTVPQGGISQDQKSIRKRLKEFVNVSIWKKKRYVVWASSIPIALFGYFVPYVHIGKFVDMTFKEADSKLPVMCIGITSGIGRLIFGYIADLPKVNRIFLQQISFLSIGILTLLLPFTKSFLMLLAISLGMGLFDGCFISLLGPIAFDICGREGATQAIGFLLGMCSIPLTIGPPIAGLLYDHTGSYDLPFLLAGIPPIVGALTMFLIRCVKRDDDDGSLNDPENPLSKADCQNGEVKDNGFLSTAIVEKKCELAALKEKYCVNSSLSQHNRVKQSAELQNGWSHKYANCCKYSESVPLLYGEKISRCLSTSFLNKSSEFRMF; this is encoded by the exons ATGGCGATCGGCGAAGAGGCTGGCGACGGGGACGTCGTTGGTGGCTTCGGTCTGGAGGGTAATGGGTTGATCCGGTCGATCGATCAGCCAGCCGTGGGTGATCCAATCGGTACGCCGAGCAACGACGTTCGACGTCGTCAGACCGATCTCGACAATTCCGATTCGGGTGAGGGCAATCCCCTTCTGGCCGAGAGCGGGGCAGTAACGATTGACGCGCCGATCGGGAAGCTGAGGAGAACGCAGAAAGTGGAGAACGCGGTGGCGGCCCAGACAGACGGAAGCGCGATGTGCCAGAAGATGGATCCGGACAACGAGGATCATCCAAGCGAGCCGGCGAACGTTACCGATGGACCGCCTGACGGCGGCCTCAGAGCCTGGATGATCATGATCGGCAGCTTCACGATTAACGGCGTGCTCTTCAGCATCATCAACACGTACTCCCTCATCTATCCGGAGCTGCAGAAGCGACTGACGGAGGCCGGTGAGACCGAGGTCTCCTCCAAAGCAG CTTTGGTGGGCTCGCTAACTATCGGGACAACGTTCTTCCTATCTCCAGTTGCTGGGATGCTAACAGATAAATTTGGTATTCAGACAACCACCTTCGTAGGAGGTGCGATCGCGTCCGTTGGTTTGCTTCTCTCCTCACTACTAACGGACAAG GTGGAACTGCTCTTTTTAACGTACGGCATTATGTACGGGCTCGGGGCAAGTCTTGCATACACTCCGAGCTTAGCGATATTAGGTCACTATTTCAAAAAATACCTGGGCCTAGTGAACGGTATTGTTACAGCTGGAAGTTCCATTTTTACGACATTGCTACCGTCTTTAATGGAATTTCTGTTGCGGCGATTAGGCTTAGAAGGAACATTGAGAAGCTTAGCTGTTCTCACAGCCACTATCATGGCTTGTGCTATCCTTTTCAAGCCAATACCAC taACTGTTCCACAAGGAGGCATATCGCAAGATCAGAAATCAATACGAAAACGTTTGAAAGAATTTGTGAACGTGTCTATCTGGAAGAAAAAGCGATACGTTGTATGGGCTAGCTCTATTCCTATTGCTCTTTTTGG ATACTTTGTTCCGTACGTTCACATAGGAAAGTTCGTTGATATGACGTTCAAAGAGGCTGACAGTAAGCTACCAGTTATGTGTATCGGCATTACTTCCGGTATTGGTCGTTTAATTTTCGGCTACATCGCTGATTTGCCAAAAGTAAatcgaatatttttacaacag ATATCATTTTTAAGTATTGGCATTCTTACGTTGCTTCTTCCGTTTACCAAGTCCTTCCTTATGCTCTTGGCTATCTCGCTAGGCATGGGACTGTTTGATGGATGTTTTATATCGTTGCTTGGTCCGATTGCGTTCGACATTTGCGGCCGTGAAGGCGCAACTCAGGCGATCGGGTTTCTTTTAGGAATGTGCTCCATACCTTTAACGATTGGCCCGCCAATTGCGGGTCTTTTGTACGATCATACTG GCTCCTATGATTTGCCTTTCCTACTAGCCGGCATTCCCCCGATAGTAGGAGCACTGACAATGTTCCTAATAAGATGTGTTAAACGAGACGATGACGACGGGAGTTTAAACGACCCTGAGAATCCTCTAAGCAAAGCGGATTGTCAGAATG GCGAGGTGAAAGATAATGGTTTCTTATCAACGGCCATTGTTGAGAAAAAATGTGAATTAGCAGCACTGAAAGAAAAGTACTGTGTAAATTCATCATTATCTCAGCACAATCGTGTCAAGCAATCAGCTGAATTGCAAAACGGTTGGTCTCACAAGTACGCCAATTGTTGCAAATATTCGGAGAGCGTACCATTGCTTTATGGAGAGAAGATCTCACGTTGTCTGAGTACAAgttttcttaataaatctTCGGAGTTTCGTATGTTTTAA
- the Kar gene encoding monocarboxylate transporter 10 isoform X2, whose protein sequence is MAIGEEAGDGDVVGGFGLEGNGLIRSIDQPAVGDPIGTPSNDVRRRQTDLDNSDSGEGNPLLAESGAVTIDAPIGKLRRTQKVENAVAAQTDGSAMCQKMDPDNEDHPSEPANVTDGPPDGGLRAWMIMIGSFTINGVLFSIINTYSLIYPELQKRLTEAGETEVSSKAALVGSLTIGTTFFLSPVAGMLTDKFGIQTTTFVGGAIASVGLLLSSLLTDKVELLFLTYGIMYGLGASLAYTPSLAILGHYFKKYLGLVNGIVTAGSSIFTTLLPSLMEFLLRRLGLEGTLRSLAVLTATIMACAILFKPIPLTVPQGGISQDQKSIRKRLKEFVNVSIWKKKRYVVWASSIPIALFGYFVPYVHIGKFVDMTFKEADSKLPVMCIGITSGIGRLIFGYIADLPKVNRIFLQQISFLSIGILTLLLPFTKSFLMLLAISLGMGLFDGCFISLLGPIAFDICGREGATQAIGFLLGMCSIPLTIGPPIAGLLYDHTGSYDLPFLLAGIPPIVGALTMFLIRCVKRDDDDGSLNDPENPLSKADCQNGR, encoded by the exons ATGGCGATCGGCGAAGAGGCTGGCGACGGGGACGTCGTTGGTGGCTTCGGTCTGGAGGGTAATGGGTTGATCCGGTCGATCGATCAGCCAGCCGTGGGTGATCCAATCGGTACGCCGAGCAACGACGTTCGACGTCGTCAGACCGATCTCGACAATTCCGATTCGGGTGAGGGCAATCCCCTTCTGGCCGAGAGCGGGGCAGTAACGATTGACGCGCCGATCGGGAAGCTGAGGAGAACGCAGAAAGTGGAGAACGCGGTGGCGGCCCAGACAGACGGAAGCGCGATGTGCCAGAAGATGGATCCGGACAACGAGGATCATCCAAGCGAGCCGGCGAACGTTACCGATGGACCGCCTGACGGCGGCCTCAGAGCCTGGATGATCATGATCGGCAGCTTCACGATTAACGGCGTGCTCTTCAGCATCATCAACACGTACTCCCTCATCTATCCGGAGCTGCAGAAGCGACTGACGGAGGCCGGTGAGACCGAGGTCTCCTCCAAAGCAG CTTTGGTGGGCTCGCTAACTATCGGGACAACGTTCTTCCTATCTCCAGTTGCTGGGATGCTAACAGATAAATTTGGTATTCAGACAACCACCTTCGTAGGAGGTGCGATCGCGTCCGTTGGTTTGCTTCTCTCCTCACTACTAACGGACAAG GTGGAACTGCTCTTTTTAACGTACGGCATTATGTACGGGCTCGGGGCAAGTCTTGCATACACTCCGAGCTTAGCGATATTAGGTCACTATTTCAAAAAATACCTGGGCCTAGTGAACGGTATTGTTACAGCTGGAAGTTCCATTTTTACGACATTGCTACCGTCTTTAATGGAATTTCTGTTGCGGCGATTAGGCTTAGAAGGAACATTGAGAAGCTTAGCTGTTCTCACAGCCACTATCATGGCTTGTGCTATCCTTTTCAAGCCAATACCAC taACTGTTCCACAAGGAGGCATATCGCAAGATCAGAAATCAATACGAAAACGTTTGAAAGAATTTGTGAACGTGTCTATCTGGAAGAAAAAGCGATACGTTGTATGGGCTAGCTCTATTCCTATTGCTCTTTTTGG ATACTTTGTTCCGTACGTTCACATAGGAAAGTTCGTTGATATGACGTTCAAAGAGGCTGACAGTAAGCTACCAGTTATGTGTATCGGCATTACTTCCGGTATTGGTCGTTTAATTTTCGGCTACATCGCTGATTTGCCAAAAGTAAatcgaatatttttacaacag ATATCATTTTTAAGTATTGGCATTCTTACGTTGCTTCTTCCGTTTACCAAGTCCTTCCTTATGCTCTTGGCTATCTCGCTAGGCATGGGACTGTTTGATGGATGTTTTATATCGTTGCTTGGTCCGATTGCGTTCGACATTTGCGGCCGTGAAGGCGCAACTCAGGCGATCGGGTTTCTTTTAGGAATGTGCTCCATACCTTTAACGATTGGCCCGCCAATTGCGGGTCTTTTGTACGATCATACTG GCTCCTATGATTTGCCTTTCCTACTAGCCGGCATTCCCCCGATAGTAGGAGCACTGACAATGTTCCTAATAAGATGTGTTAAACGAGACGATGACGACGGGAGTTTAAACGACCCTGAGAATCCTCTAAGCAAAGCGGATTGTCAGAATGGTCGGTAA